The Saccharomyces mikatae IFO 1815 strain IFO1815 genome assembly, chromosome: 15 DNA window CATACAACCCAATATTTCCAAATCCTTCTGCCGGAATCATTATGATGACAGGTTCTGTTGGCGATGGTAGTGAATTCAAGCGAAAAGACCAAAAAACTTTCATTTCTAGAGACGGTGGTCTAACATGGAGATTGGCGCATAACTCTTCTGGCTTATTTGCTACTGGTGATCTGGGAAATATCATTGTATATATCCCGTATTTTTCAGATGAGGATGGTGGTGTACAGTCCAaaatttacttttctttggaCCAAGGTAAAATATGGAGTGAATATGAACTGACTGATGGTATAAGTTTTATCCATCCATCAGAACTGATTAATACAGCACCAGATGGATCTGGCTCAAAATTTATTCTAAACGGATATCACATCACTACATCCCATCAAAAAGGAAGCATCGTGTATGCAATCGATTTTTCTGCTGCATTTGACTATAAAATTTGTGAAGAggaagattttgaagattggAATTTAGCAGATGGGAAATGTGTTAATGGCGCTAAATACAAgtatagaagaagaaaacaggaCGCCCGTTGTTTGGTCAAAAAAGCATTCAAAGATATGAGTTTACTTGAAACTCCTTGTAACAGCTGTTCTGAATCTGACAACGAGTGTTCGTTTCAATTTGTTAGGGATACAAACGGGCAGTGTGTACCAGATTATAATCTGATTGCTCTTTCCCGTATATGTGACAAATCGAAGGGTAAATCGGTATTAGTAAAGCCATTGCAATTAATCAAAGGAGATAAATGTAAAACACCCATGAAAATTGAGCCCATAGACATTTCATGTGACGAAATCCCAAAGGAGGGCTCGAATGGTAAGAAAATAGTAAGTACTGGAAACAAATTTGACTTTGAAAgtcaatttcatcaatatctcGATACAGTTATCGATGGAACTTTTGGTCATGCTGGATTCAATAGGTAATGCATACATATCTCAAGATGATGGgcaaacaataaaaaggTTTTACactgaagatgaaaaatttgacaCTATTTGGAACTGATATTATATGAAATATATAAGTTCTTACTATTATATTAATGTACTATTATAATACATATTTACAGTTTTAATATGAAGTTGTGTTCAACCATATTTCAACTCTTCAGTTTATTTGCTTGAACTTAAAAGTAACATTTTCTTAACTCACGGTAAAGGGTACTCTTTTTGATAGCTAAATTTCCTGAGGCCAGGAAATTATGTAGGTCAGTAAATTTTAGAGTTAAAACACAGGAGGCATTCATTTTGTTATGGTGGAAAAATTGTGAATCAATCTTAAGTCTAGAATGTCATACAATAGCATACCACACGTAAGATGAGGATAAAACTTTTACATAAATGCTTGATAATGCAATTCATTGTGAGTTCGCAGGCacacttttcaaatatcaGTCAAATGAAGATGTAGTTATGTGCTAGGTATAGGAAAAGTCCTTGGAAACAGGAAGTTTCGTTTCTTCGATAGATTTTTTCCAcagtaataaaatatcCCTCTTTAAAAAACATTATCAGCTACTTGTCCACCGGTGGCTGCGACACTCAAACAAGAGCACACGTTACATGCAGCAGCCTGCCACTAGGGACATTCCAGATGCATTGCGATCAAGCAGTGCTGCTTAAAAGTTTGAATCAGCAGCTGCAAGCACCAAATAACAGTCCTTAGTTGGAGAGATATTTAGTTCTCAATACATATACTATCCTCCTAATTTGTAGCCACTGAATTTACTATAAATAGAATAACTGTCATGGAATATATTATCTATACGTAAATGAAAGATTCCTCCTCCATTAATGTCTCATCATCCTGTTTCTCTGTTTATCATGATACTCACAAAATTTATTCACTCCCCGATAGAATATTATCTGCACATTTAACATTTTTCACCCTCAACAATATGGTAATCCAATATTCATCTTCCTCACGGACGTCACCGCAGACATTCCGTCTGTCACTTGCTTGCAAACTCCGCTGCGCACGATCATAGAAATTCCAAAGTTATAGAGCGAAGAACATATACAACCATAAATAAACTTTACAATTCGTGCTCCTATACTGATATGAACGCTGGTATGAATTAATAGTGTAGCATGCTCAGATTTGTGAGTATGAGCTACTCAAATCTCCTACATTTGCTGTTCTGAGACTTTTAGTATTTATTGCTCGTAAACTCAGTATTAATAGAATTTTACGAAGTTATTTGGCCTTCTGGTTGacgaatttttctttttttttttgatagagATATTCTCCTGCATTAGTTTGTGTTATTACTAAGACGGCGTCTGATAGTATTTAAATCTCATTGGCATGGAAACTAATACGTAAGCGTAAACTCACTTAGActttttgtaaaagaaGTATACATGAATTGCCTACTACATATCTTAAGTgtcttttttccattgtATTCAAAATGAATTTAGAAAGAGATTATGGCaaaattattttcattcccGAATGACACGACGGAACCATTAGAACAACTagaaatagaaaaacaaaGTGAACTCAGAATCTCCACCGTAGGTCTTCTTGAGTACAATCTAGCCGTTTATGATCTCCACATCTTTGTATTTCAGAAAGGGCACTTAATCCAATATTTATAATTAGTTATAACATTGATATTATTGGCAAAAAACAGAGaggttgaaaaaaaaaagaaatttatgTACATGCCAAGATGCAGCTGAAACTTAAATCAACACatagtaaagaaaagataaatgTCGTTACTATTCAAggtacaaaaaaataaaataaaaattaaGAGTAATATATATTCTGTTCGTCACAATCGTCAATCATTCAGATATGTAAATTCTGCCCTCCCATGGCTTCAATGTTCTGGAAGATGCATCAACTTCCTCCTTTGGATAGTTTCCAAACTCCAATTTAAACGATGGGCTATCATTTGGAATCTTGAACTCTATACTATCAGAGCTAAAGTTCAAAGCAGCaaacaatttcttgttGTCATACTTCTTTGTGAAGCTGAATAGCTTTTTGTTGTCCAAATCAATGAACTCAAAATCATAACCGTACACAGTAATGTCCTTGTGCGCCTTTCTGAATTTCAAGGCCTCCTTCCAGAAGTTCAAAACTGAGTTTAAATCCTTGGCTTCATCTTCGGCGTTGATGCCTTCTCTGAAAGACTCATTCAAGTAAAACCATGGCTTAGCATCCGGCCCTGAGAACCCTGCGTTTGGTTCTTCACTAGTCCATTGCATTGGGGTTCTGGCATGGTCTCTGGAAATAAGAGCAAGGGCTTCTAaaaacttcttcatctCCTTTGAGTTCTCTCCATGCTCTTCCTTAATCGCCTTATAGTTGTTCTTGACTTCCACATCCTCGTACTTCTCAATAGGCCAGTTCTTGAAATTGATCGCACCCAGTTCTTGTCCTTGGTAAACATACAGAGTACCAGTCAGTGACACTAACAATACAGATAATAATTTACCAGAAATGACACGGTTCTTTGGCGAGTCGTCACCGAATCTCGTAATCGAACGAGGTTGGTCGTGGTTTTCGAGATAAATTGTTGACCAACAGTCAGTCCCGTTAACGTATCTGAACAATTCAGCTAACGCAACCTTCCAATCCTTCAATTCAAATGGGATCAAATTTTGACGGAACTTGGGCGAAGTCCCAACATCAGTGTGGGAAAAGTTGAATAACTCACTAAGCTCGTGTCTTGATGCACTTGTATACAACCTCTTGGTCTCGTCAGAAGCATGTTGCATTTCACCAACTGTCATAATCTCTCTACTATCCTTCACTCTGTTTCTGATGAACTTGTTCATTTCTTGATGAAACTCGTGGATACGTGGTCCGTTCATTGTGAAAGGATCACTGGGTTGCCACTTCGTGTTTTCGTCAATCACAGGAGCGTCTGGTAGACCAGCAATCTTGGAGTACAAGCTTCCCACATCAATTCTAAAACCATCAACACCATGGTCTAACCAGTACCCAACGGCACTTTCGTAGATTGCCTTTCTGCAGTCTTCGTTCTCCCAGTTGAGATCAGGTTGGGTGGAGCAAAACAAACGCAAGTAAAACTCTTGTGTCTTTTCATCGAACGTCCATGCAGAACCACCGAAGTAAGACCTCCAATTGTTTGGAGGGATTGGCTTGCCTTCGGCGTCATAACCCTTAGGAGGTCTCCAGAAGAACCAGTCACGTTTTGGATTGGTTTTTGAGGATCTGCTCTCTTTGAACCATTCATGTTCGCTCGAGCAATGGTTGATGACTAAGTCGGTAATGAATTTCATACCTAGCTTGTGCGTCTTTTCAATCAAGGCAAAACAGTCCTCATTGGTACCGTATGTTGGCCACACCTTCTCGTAGTTGGCAATATCGTAACCCATATCATCTTGTGGCGAGTCGTAAAATGGCGAGATCCAAATGGCATCGGCGCCAAGCTCTTTGATGTACTCCAACTTGGATGCAATACCTTTCATGTCACCCCACCCGTCGTTGTTGGAGTCCTTAAAACTTGCTGGGTAAATCTGGTAGATTGTGGCCTCTTTCCACCACTTGGTTTCTGTTTCTGGATGCGCGGAAGAAATGGTCATTGTAcaattgttcttttgaCTGTGAGAAATCTTTTAGTCTATGCTACTTTTCTGTCGGAAAAGCTGGTTGCCGTATATAGTTTGGTGACAAGAGACgacatcattttcatttcttcctGTGCGAATGCCTTCCTTATATATGTCTGTTGGCGTACCTGTTAGCATCCTGAAAATGAATAGAAGAGAGTGGACCACAACATTTGGCAGTGGACCCACAGCGAGGGGTTCGGGAGATGTAAATACAACTGGGCAGCATGGCATGATGCGCTCTGCACCCCGACTTTTTTGTCACTTGGTCAACAATAGCAATATCATGCTATTCCTGGACCGTTCCCTTCCATGTACTTCCCCGCGGTCTTGCATATTCGTGGTCGCAAGACAAAGCACAAAGAGTGAGGTTCTCCTGCCCGGAACTCCGCAAAATATAACATAAGCATTTCTCCGCGGAATTACATAAGCATTTCTCCGAACGATATAGGTTTTCCGTCTCCTGCATTTTACTGGCAtttcatgattttttttagttttgcATTTGTTTCCCctgagaaaaagaaaaaacaacttCCGTTAACTATAAACTTTAAATGGGAACTGAGCAAAGTGTCTGCGGAAAATGAGACGTCGGATATTGTAGATGAACCCGCTGCCATTTCCACAAATAAACGCTGACCACACAAAGCAATGCATGCACTCAGCTATCGTCGTTTCAAGGTGGCACCTCAAGAAGATGGTGCACGCTTATGTCTTCACAAGCACACATACACATACACACATACTTTCTTTCCTCTACCTTTCTATCCATATATCCTACAATATAAAAGCAAGGTGTATGATGTGACAGTTATGTAACTAATCGAAGAAacagttcttttttctctttacaATGCTTAGAAAAGTAAAGTGCCACATAAATTAGCAACCaaactcttttattttttacttCACATCATGTCAGGTGCTAGTGATACATCCGCAAACGATCAATCCGCTGCCAATTATAGTACCCATTCAGCAGTGAGCGCTCCGTCTATCAAGGCTGAGAATGGCGATTCTAAAAATTCTCTCGAAGATGCCACGGGTGATCTACCTATTGACCTGCCACAAAAGCCTCTCTCTGCATACACCACCGTTGCAATCCTGTGCCTAATGATCGCATTCGGCGGTTTCATCTTTGGCTGGGACACTGGTACCATCTCCGGTTTCGTTAACTTGTCCGACTTCGTCAGAAGATTCGGCCAAAAGAACGGGAAAGGAGGCTACTATTTATCCAAGGTCAGAATGGGTTTGATTGTCTCAATATTTAACATCGGATGTGCTATAGGTGGGATTGTCTTGTCAAAAGTCGGCGATATTTATGGCCGTCGTATTGGTCTAATTACAGTCACCGCCATCTATGTCGTAGGCATTCTGATCCAAATAACCTCGATAGACAAGTGGTACCAATACTTTATTGGAAGAATTATTTCTGGACTAGGAGTTGGGGGCATTGCCGTGCTCTCCCCGATGCTTATATCAGAGGTCTCCCCCAAACACATCAGAGGAACCCTTGTTCAACTGTACCAGCTTATGGGTACTATGGGCATTTTTCTGGGTTACTGCACCAACTACGGTACCAAAAACTATCACGACGCCACCCAATGGAGAGTCGGCCTCGGGCTTTGCTTTGCCTGGGCCACCTTCATGGTTAGTGGAATGATGTTCGTTCCGGAATCACCACGTTACCTAATCGAGGTTGGTAAGGACGAAGAAGCCAAGCGTTCGTTGGCAAAGTCCAACAAAGTCTCAGTCGACGACCCTGCCCTGCTCGCCGAATACGACACCATAAGAGCAGgcattgaaattgaaaagctCGCAGGTAATGCGTCATGGGGTGAACTGCTATCCACGAAaacaaaagtttttcagcGTGTGCTCATGGGAGTAATGATCCAATCTCTGCAGCAATTGACAGGTGATaactatttcttctactaCGGTACAACCATTTTCAAGTCGGTCGGATTAAAGGACTCCTTCCAGACATCTATCATCATCGGGGTGGTCaactttttctcttcattcATAGCAGTGTACACTATTGAAAGGTTCGGACGTCGTACATGCCTATTGTGGGGCGCCGCCTCCATGCTGTGCTGCTTTACTGTGTTCGCCTCTGTCGGTGTTACAAAGCTGTGGCCTCAGGGAAGCAGCCACCAGGATATTACTTCTCAGGGCGCTGGTAACTGTATGATCGTCTTTACCAtgttcttcattttttcgtTCGCCACCACTTGGGCAGGCGGCTGTTTTGTTATAGTGTCAGAAACCTTCCCTCTTAGAGTCAAATCAAGGGGCATGGCGGttgcaacagcagcaaaCTGGATGTGGGGTTTCCTGATTAGTTTCTTCACGCCCTTTATCACCGGTGCAATTAACTTTTACTACGGTTACGTCTTCCTAGGCTGTCTAGTCTTCGCCTACTTCTATgtgtttttcttcgtcCCAGAAACGAAAGGCCTGACGCTGGAAGAGGTCAACACAATGTGGATGGAGGGCATTCCACCATGGAAGTCTGCTTCATGGGTGCCACCAGAAAGAAGAACGGCAGACTACGATGCAGATGCGATAGGTCATGATGATAGACCAATCTACAAAAGGTTCTTCTCCAGCTGATCCTTCAAGTCCCTGGCaatttccaacaaaaatgcCTTTTCCTCCTAATTCTCTGCTATTTAAAATGTTTACTTTTGTACACTTTAACGCCTAATGAACGTTCTTTTATATCTCGAAAGTAGCTTTTGATGTAGGCATTGTCAGCTGCAGTGCTTGCACGACTGCACATAATTATACGCATCGTACTACCGAACAAAATGACAATTTCGCTTTACCAGAAATCTCATGACGTGAACCTTGCTTAATCTATAACACATAGTCGTTTTTCACAGATTGCGTGCTAAGATTATCACGATACTCCGTGAACCCTCAcagaaaagatcaaaaatataaaatacCATACTACCATATATTTACTGCTGTCAGTGAAAGTTTACACATGTTTTCGTGCCGCTTTCCCAATGTAGCAAAAACCGGCTTTATCTAGGTTGATAACTGCGTTATCACAAACTCCCGATATGGTTATCGCCTACATCTTCAGCTGATCTTTCGGTAACTGTATATACGctagaaaaaataatcacGATGAAATGACTAACCAGCCGATTCACACTGCGATCGCAGCATATGACCTAGTCGGGTTGCTCGTTTCTGATCAGGACTCCTCATAGCTATATGACTACAATTAACAATCAATCACGTGCCGGGAGTAATTTAAGTAAggctttcttcttttggcCATTGCCAAGCGGGCGTTAATTTCATCTCGCCGAAAATACAAAACTTACCCCATACAACTCAACAATTCAACTTTGTGGTCTCTCATTTAATTCATTCGTCTATCAATCACCTGATAGTTATCACCCGAGAAAAAGCAAGGCAAACGCAGAATGGCCAATGAAGCGTGTGACTATAGATAGTGGATTACTAGCTGTCAAAAGACTTGAGAATCTTGCCTGCACGATTCccatcaaaatttgaaaacacGCGCGCTGTGAATTGTACCTCAAAAGGAAGCTTCTCCTGCGCGGTTTTATGAGTAAATGGGGTCTGATCGCTTCCAGAAAAACCTTGCCTACATGCATCTGTTTTCGCCGTTCCTGTCAGCTGTTGCTAAGATGTTCTTTCAATGGCAGGCCAGCCCGGCAGAAAAAAGGGTTTGCTGTAAAATGATAAGAGAAAAGTGCCaattttcagaaaaatacttttaaatatgaagaaactTTAAAATACTCCTAATATCCTTCCCACCTGAAACTTCActtatttttaaaatataaaaataaaagactTTGCTGCAAAGTAAGCAATATTTATCCTTTTAGTTAGGTGTTGTCACTctggtttttcttttgtgaTCAGTAGTGGAAATAGAAATTGCACACATGAGAGCTGGTGGCTCTCTTGGGTTATATGCGAATGATAtccaaaaaattttatcatcCATGGGTCGGATGGGTCGGAAGAATGGTTATATGTGTTCGAACTATGCGGCTGTCAGTTCCTACTGACGGAAAAGTAACAGTTACAGCTCTCTTATTCAAAAAGTAGTattaaaaaagttaaattaaaaaaatacttaaaTGTTTACACTAAGCGCATATTGAACATATATTAAAAGAACTTGTTTTGTCTAAGGGGAGTACAGTCCACTCCTAGGTTAGAAAAATTAGTTGAAGAAGGCAAGAACGAAAATACCGGCCAAAGCATTCAGAGCGTTGGTGTTCAAACCAGCAGCAACACCTTCGGACTGAATAACGATACCAGTAGAGGATTTAGGAGCAGTAGTTGGAGCGCTGGATCCGgagaaaatggaaattgCGCTAGATGATCCATAAACGGCAGTGGTCAATGAGGTTGCCTTAGGAGCCTCAGAAGCGGTAGTTGTGTAAGACTTTGGAGAAACAGTAGTTGCGGTGGCGGTCGAAGTAACTTCAGGAACTTGAGAAGTGATGATCTTGACATCACAGCCATTGTCGTCACATTGAGTAACAGTAGCAGTGTACGATTTTGGAAGAGCAGAGGTTGCTGTAGTTTCCTTAGGAGCTTTAGTGGTAACAGTCTTTACGTTACAGCCATTATCGTCACAGTGAGTAACGGTAGCAGTGGTGTATGATTCTGGGGACACCGTGGTAGTGGTGGCTTCAGGCGCTTCAGAAGTAACGGTCTTCACAACACATCCATTGTCGTCACAATGAGTGACAGTGGCAGTAGTATGTGACTTAGAAGATACAGTGGCGGTTGTTGTGGTTGGTTTAGGAGCTTCGGAAGTGACGGTCTTTACATTACAGCCATTATCGTCACAGTGGGTAACAGTGACAGTGGTGTATGATCTTGTGGAAGCGGTGGTTGCTGACGTTTCTTTAGGAGCTTCAGAAGTAACAGTTTTTTCACTACAGCCGTTGTCGTCGCAATGAGTAACAGTCACAGTGGTATATGACTTGGAAGAAACAGTTTTAGTTGCAGCGATACCAGTTGATGTAGTAACATGGCATCCACTTTCATCACAAGAAGTGATTGTAGCAGTGGTGGATGAACATGGAATGGTTGTGGTAATAGTGTAGGTGTTACCATTTGTGTCAGTTGTTTCCGAACAGGAAACAACGACTGTGCTAGTAGCGGTTGCATATGTTAGTGTTGTGGTGTAAACAGAAGCAGAACCTGAGGTCAAGGTGGAAGCAGAAGACGAAGCTGTTGAACCTGAGACGGAGGCACTTGATGAAGTGATTGAATCTGAGGCAGAGGCACCGGATGAGGTGATTGTACTAGAACCTGTAGCAGAGTTggatatactagaagtaACTGACGAAGCACCAGACGTGGTAGAAGTGGATGAAGATGTAGTACTAGAAGCAACGGCACCACCATAATTTAGGTAGTAGGCAGAGGCGCCTGCAAAGGTTCCTTCGGAGACGTTGAAGCTAGAACTAGTGAATCCTGTACCAATAGCAAAAGAGAATTGTCTGTTGCCTTGGGTTGCAGTCAAAACACCGGTAGCACTATCGTAGGATAGGCTAGTGACGTCAGCAGTAATGGCAATTTGGTTTTTACCAGTGTAGCCAACAACAGGAATAGGAGTAGTGTTGCTTTCGGTAGGGTCAACGGCAAGAACACCTTCGCCCTTGAATACAACAGTTTGACCAGTGAAGGTGTCTGGGTAGTGTAGGTAAAGGTTGCCAGAGATTATGTTGACAGTACCACTACCGGAAACAGGTTCAACAACCACGTAGGTACTTCCGTTGTCCAGGTTTATTTCACCGTTGTTAACTGATCCTTCATCTTCAGCTCTACGTTGCAAACCGGAGACAGAACCACCGTTGATGATAGCGttagagaaagagaatgCACCAGAGTTTGAGTATGGAGAGTAAGTAACTTCACCTTTACTGGATTCGGATAAGCTTAAAGCAATGTCACCGCTGTTTGCAAAAGAGCCAGGTGTGAATGAGTATATGGAGGCAGACGAAGCAGCGGGTTCTTCAGCGTTGAAAGTACCAGAAACATCAAAATTTGGACCGGAAATGTCGAATTCGGTGCCTGGGTAAGTTGGCTTAGACTTTCTGACGAGCAGTGCACCACGAACAATCAAATCGGCTAAGAAACCGTATTTATCACCGTCAACTAGAGTTAATTCTCCACCTGCAGCAATTTCAACGGCTTCTGTTGCAATGACTGAACCAGTAAGAGTGAGATCACCACTGATTGTTGTTGATGGCAAATAAATAGTACCTTCGCTGGAGGAAAGTGAGTTGGATGCACTTGCACTTGTACTAGATGCTGAAGAAGTTATAAAGCTCGATGTGCCGGAAGTGATAGCACTCGAGGCACCAGAAGTGGATGAGGTTGATTGAGGAATTGAACTTGAGACGCCAGGAGCGGAGGAACCAGAGGCGGATGAGGCTGATGGGCCGGAGGTTGATGAACCTGATGGAATAGAAGATGCGGATGAGGCTGATGAACCTGAAGCGGATGAGCCTGATGGAATAGTAGATGCTGATGAGGTTGATGAGCCGGAAGCGGATGAACCTGATGGAATAGTAGATGCGGATGAGGTTGATGAACCTGAAGCGGATGAACCTGATGGAATAGAAGATGCGGATGAGGCTGATGAACCTGAAGTGGATGAGCCTGATGGAATAGTAGATGCTGATGAGGTTGATGAGCCGGAAGCGGATGAACCTGATGGAATAGTAGATGCGGATGAAGCTAATGGGCCAGAGGTTGATGAACCTGAAGCGGACGAGCCTGATTGTGTTATAGAAGCGGATGAAACAGAAATAGATGAAGTTGGTGGAACAGAGCTCGAAACTTCAGAACCAGAAGAGGCAGATGTAGCAACAGAGCTCGAAACTTCAGAACCAGATGAGGTAGATGGAGCAACAGAGCTCGAAACTTCAGAACCAGATGAGGTAGATGTAGCAACAGAGCTCGAAACTTCAGAACCAGAAGAGGTAGATGGAGCAACAGAGCTCGAAACTTCCGAACCAGATGAGGTAGATGTAGCAACAGAGCTCGAAACTTCAGAACCAGAAGAGGTAGATGGAGCAACAGAGCTCGAAACTTCCGAACCAGAAGAGGTAGATGGAGCAACAGAGCTAGATACTCCAGAACCAGAAGAGGTAGATGGAGCAACAGAGCTCGAAACTTCAGAACCAGAGGAGGCAGATGGAGCAACAGAGCTCGAAACTTCAGAACCAGATGAGGTAGATGTAGCAACAGAGCTCGAAACTTCAGAACCAGAAGAGGTAGATGGAGTAATAGAGCTAGATACTTCAGAACCAGAAGAGACAGATGTAGCAACAGAGCTTGAGGTAACAGACGAAGTTGTAATTAATTCAGTGAGAGAACTCGAGACATCAGTGGCGGATGAAGTCGACTGAACAATAGAACTACTAATTGAAACGGAACCAGATGAACTTGACGAAATAGCAGTAGATGAGCTGTTACTTGGGACTGAAGAACTATTGGTATAGTACTGGCCCAAGGCGCTTTGGGAATATAAGGCTAAGGCCAAAGCGGCTTGAAATTTATTAAAGCGATTGAGCATCTCTTTGACACAGGCGAGATTTtaccagaaaaaaaagcaacgATGGATATTTGCTGTTGCTAGATTGTGGACAGAATAAGTTTAACCATAAAATAATCGAATGGCAGAACCAATAGTAATGAAGTGAAATGACCTTTATATATGCTTTTTGGCCAGTATGCGCGGACTCTGGAAACATAACTGCAAAGATTAACCGTTGAGTTAGCTTAAATTTTTGTACACGCTTTTCTGAGGAAGCACTCGTAAGTTCTATGCGCGCGCGTTCCTTTAGCAACGAATGGGGGGTATCTTAATTTGTAAACAAAGACATTTAGCTGCTAATAACAACAAGCCCCCTAAAGAGTCTACAAACTGTGCAGGGCGTGGTCTAGCCCACTCTGATAAGGTAGTTGCAAAGTCTTTTTAGACAATTATCATTACCAAGAAAGCCACACAAGACAGGGCCTAATATCAAGACTATTCACTCAATTTGTCATGAAAAATCGCTATTTACCTTGTTTCCACTAAAAATTATTAACCAGTAATATCCAATTGGAATTGGATATGAGGACTACacacttgaaaaaaaaaacagaaaaataatatacgACTaggagaaagaaataactGAATAGCAACACATCCATCACCTTAAggtgataaaaaaatagtggTTGCCCTCCGTGACCATTTATCTCCGTGAACGCGAGATATTTGTTTTTAGATTCCTCAAGCGCATGTCCACCTCGTATTATTGCAACGCGAACGTGGGTTTTTCTGTTGAGAAGTGGCTGGTTAAGGCCCTGTAAAATACCACGCTGTTTTACAGGGCAGTATAATTTCATAGGGGAATGTGGGATTTGTCCATTAGTGGTAAACTGCACTGTCTTACGATAAGAACACTATCTTGGGCAGTTTAAAAGAATGTGGTTTTTTATTCGAATTATAAAAACACACCGGTAAGTACAAAATCGCGAGCGGGTGCATAGAATTGTACAATTATTGAAGTTAGTTAGCACCGTTTTTGCCATTCTCGCAGAAAAAGGCACAAACACATATATCAATATCCTGTAGTGCAGACTATCTCAAAGAAGTAGGAACTCCAATTCCTGTATGCGTCTGACCTCGGATTTTCTCTTCGACCAATGAGGGatagttattttttccccttttttgttgatagcTAGAGTATTGGATTATCTTCTAGGGTCGATCTTTACTTATGCCTTTGTCCAATTTGATAAGGTGACGAAACTTTTTATTCagatttgattttgtttgccttctttttcttaaagGGAGTTATACATTTGAGGTGAGAACGTTACCTTGAAAATCTTATCATAATCTTCATAAAACAAATGCCACCATTTTACCCAGGAGTATTGTAGGGTAGGGTATGACTAACCTCATTTTTGAGGGCATCTTTTAAGTTACAAAGTGCTTGACTGAGCTTTTTATGGGAGTTCAAATGGCCGCGTAATGTCCATAAATTAACCAACATTCACATTGTTTGCGCGCTTCTCTTTGGCGATTAATCGTGCAA harbors:
- the IMA2 gene encoding oligo-1,6-glucosidase IMA2 (similar to Saccharomyces cerevisiae IMA2 (YOL157C)), with translation MTISSAHPETETKWWKEATIYQIYPASFKDSNNDGWGDMKGIASKLEYIKELGADAIWISPFYDSPQDDMGYDIANYEKVWPTYGTNEDCFALIEKTHKLGMKFITDLVINHCSSEHEWFKESRSSKTNPKRDWFFWRPPKGYDAEGKPIPPNNWRSYFGGSAWTFDEKTQEFYLRLFCSTQPDLNWENEDCRKAIYESAVGYWLDHGVDGFRIDVGSLYSKIAGLPDAPVIDENTKWQPSDPFTMNGPRIHEFHQEMNKFIRNRVKDSREIMTVGEMQHASDETKRLYTSASRHELSELFNFSHTDVGTSPKFRQNLIPFELKDWKVALAELFRYVNGTDCWSTIYLENHDQPRSITRFGDDSPKNRVISGKLLSVLLVSLTGTLYVYQGQELGAINFKNWPIEKYEDVEVKNNYKAIKEEHGENSKEMKKFLEALALISRDHARTPMQWTSEEPNAGFSGPDAKPWFYLNESFREGINAEDEAKDLNSVLNFWKEALKFRKAHKDITVYGYDFEFIDLDNKKLFSFTKKYDNKKLFAALNFSSDSIEFKIPNDSPSFKLEFGNYPKEEVDASSRTLKPWEGRIYISE
- the HXT11 gene encoding hexose transporter HXT11, translated to MSGASDTSANDQSAANYSTHSAVSAPSIKAENGDSKNSLEDATGDLPIDLPQKPLSAYTTVAILCLMIAFGGFIFGWDTGTISGFVNLSDFVRRFGQKNGKGGYYLSKVRMGLIVSIFNIGCAIGGIVLSKVGDIYGRRIGLITVTAIYVVGILIQITSIDKWYQYFIGRIISGLGVGGIAVLSPMLISEVSPKHIRGTLVQLYQLMGTMGIFLGYCTNYGTKNYHDATQWRVGLGLCFAWATFMVSGMMFVPESPRYLIEVGKDEEAKRSLAKSNKVSVDDPALLAEYDTIRAGIEIEKLAGNASWGELLSTKTKVFQRVLMGVMIQSLQQLTGDNYFFYYGTTIFKSVGLKDSFQTSIIIGVVNFFSSFIAVYTIERFGRRTCLLWGAASMLCCFTVFASVGVTKLWPQGSSHQDITSQGAGNCMIVFTMFFIFSFATTWAGGCFVIVSETFPLRVKSRGMAVATAANWMWGFLISFFTPFITGAINFYYGYVFLGCLVFAYFYVFFFVPETKGLTLEEVNTMWMEGIPPWKSASWVPPERRTADYDADAIGHDDRPIYKRFFSS